A genomic region of Candidatus Stoquefichus sp. SB1 contains the following coding sequences:
- a CDS encoding NADH-quinone oxidoreductase subunit NuoE family protein: MKKLNQKSLDFIDDVIYKHKDKKGPIKLMLHEIQNELGYIPFEAMERMSEVIHEPVSKIYGVVTFYSQFTTEPKGKHVISVCLGTACYVNGSQTILDLLVEMTGAPVNGTSADGVFSIDATRCVGACGLAPVVSVDGTVFGCTKQLEDLKMLVLDYKKEEAPA; this comes from the coding sequence ATGAAAAAATTGAATCAAAAGTCTTTGGATTTTATAGATGATGTTATCTATAAACATAAAGACAAAAAAGGGCCTATTAAGTTGATGCTTCACGAAATTCAAAATGAATTAGGTTATATTCCTTTTGAAGCAATGGAAAGAATGAGTGAAGTTATTCATGAGCCAGTTTCTAAAATTTATGGAGTTGTAACTTTTTATTCACAATTTACAACAGAGCCGAAAGGAAAACATGTCATTAGTGTTTGCTTAGGAACTGCTTGTTATGTCAACGGCTCACAAACAATTTTAGATTTATTAGTCGAAATGACAGGTGCGCCTGTCAATGGAACAAGTGCTGATGGTGTTTTTTCAATTGATGCAACACGTTGTGTCGGAGCTTGTGGATTGGCACCGGTTGTGAGCGTGGATGGTACTGTTTTTGGTTGTACAAAGCAATTAGAAGACTTAAAAATGCTGGTTCTTGATTACAAAAAGGAGGAAGCTCCAGCATGA
- a CDS encoding ATP-binding protein has product MKKVYKIEKDNYEDAGQASRDIKMTLKTLGLDPKVLKRVSIACYEAEINLVIHSDGGAITFEIDDDGKVYLYFDDVGPGIPDIHLAMTPGYSTASKKAREFGFGAGMGLDNMKNCATTFDIQSSSDGTHLQMTFV; this is encoded by the coding sequence ATGAAAAAAGTTTATAAAATAGAAAAGGATAATTATGAAGATGCGGGACAGGCATCGCGTGATATTAAAATGACTTTAAAAACACTTGGTTTAGATCCAAAGGTTTTAAAGCGTGTTTCAATTGCTTGTTATGAAGCAGAAATTAATTTGGTTATTCATTCAGATGGTGGTGCAATTACTTTTGAAATAGACGATGATGGCAAAGTCTATTTATACTTTGATGATGTAGGTCCTGGTATTCCAGATATTCATTTGGCCATGACTCCAGGTTATTCTACAGCATCTAAAAAAGCACGTGAATTTGGTTTTGGAGCAGGAATGGGACTGGATAATATGAAAAATTGTGCAACAACTTTTGATATTCAATCTTCAAGCGATGGAACCCATTTGCAGATGACATTCGTATGA
- the tkt gene encoding transketolase, with translation MNQSELSIATIRSLGIDMINKANSGHPGMVLGSAPALYTLFTKELKIFPQESDWFNRDRFVLASGHASSLLYSLLHLSGFDLTMDDLKAFRQWQSRTPGHPELELTDGVDASSGPLGQGIPMAVGMAMAECYLAQRYNQDEYEVVNHYTYALCGDGDMQEGVTYEAASLAGHLALGKLIVIYDSNHVTLDGPLDYSFSEDVKKRYEAMNWQVICVNDGNDTNAILKAIKKGKKESFKPTLIIMDTVIGYGSQNQGTSKVHGAPLGEDDGKKAKLSYGFDHEDFFVPEDVYLDFQKNVMNRGKRAFNKWKKMMRDYKNAYPELYKELADAVKGQYTFDYEKMLPDYPAGLSEATRNTSEKLINEIAKQNPTFLSGTADLASSTKTTIKDGGRFSCDDYSGRNLYFGIREFAMVTIMNGMTLHQGVKVASGGFLVFSDYFKAALRMACLMKLPIILPLSHDSIAVGEDGPTHQPVEQLAMMRSMVNIQVLRPADAFEMCAAWKKAVETTDKPTALILTRQNVTNMTNATFDDVNHGAYIVSSEQNQLDGILIATGSEVELAINAQAELLKKGHDVRVVSMPSMELFDAQSDEYKESVLPQSMRKRLGIEMATDFGWYKYIGLDGKMISVNQFGASAPAAQVIEEYGFTVENIVNTFLAM, from the coding sequence ATGAATCAATCGGAATTATCAATAGCGACAATTAGATCTTTAGGAATTGATATGATTAATAAAGCAAATTCAGGGCATCCTGGAATGGTACTGGGGTCAGCACCAGCTTTATATACCTTATTTACAAAGGAATTAAAGATATTTCCTCAAGAATCTGATTGGTTTAATAGAGATCGTTTTGTTCTTGCAAGTGGACATGCGTCTTCATTATTATACAGCTTATTACATTTGTCAGGTTTTGATTTGACAATGGATGATTTAAAAGCGTTTAGACAATGGCAAAGCCGTACACCTGGACATCCTGAGTTAGAATTAACTGATGGTGTTGATGCCTCAAGTGGACCTTTAGGACAAGGGATCCCAATGGCAGTTGGAATGGCAATGGCTGAATGTTATTTAGCACAACGCTATAACCAAGATGAATATGAAGTTGTCAATCACTATACGTATGCATTATGTGGTGATGGCGATATGCAAGAAGGTGTCACATATGAGGCCGCATCTTTAGCGGGACACCTGGCTTTAGGAAAATTAATTGTTATTTATGATTCAAATCATGTCACTTTAGATGGACCTTTGGATTATTCATTTAGTGAAGATGTGAAAAAAAGATACGAAGCTATGAATTGGCAAGTTATCTGTGTCAATGATGGTAATGATACAAATGCAATTTTAAAAGCAATCAAAAAAGGAAAGAAAGAAAGCTTTAAACCAACTTTAATTATTATGGATACAGTGATTGGTTATGGTTCTCAAAATCAGGGAACAAGTAAAGTTCATGGTGCTCCATTAGGTGAAGATGATGGAAAAAAAGCAAAATTATCTTATGGATTTGATCATGAAGATTTCTTTGTTCCTGAAGATGTTTATCTTGATTTTCAAAAAAATGTTATGAATCGTGGTAAACGTGCATTTAATAAATGGAAAAAAATGATGCGTGATTATAAAAATGCATATCCTGAACTTTATAAAGAACTTGCTGATGCAGTTAAAGGACAATATACATTTGATTATGAAAAAATGCTTCCTGATTATCCTGCAGGATTAAGTGAAGCAACACGTAACACAAGTGAAAAATTAATTAATGAAATTGCAAAGCAAAATCCAACGTTTTTATCTGGAACAGCGGATTTAGCATCTTCAACAAAAACAACAATCAAAGACGGTGGGCGTTTTAGTTGTGATGATTATAGCGGTCGAAATCTTTATTTTGGAATTAGAGAATTTGCTATGGTGACAATTATGAACGGGATGACCTTGCACCAAGGCGTTAAAGTTGCCTCAGGTGGTTTCCTTGTTTTTAGTGATTATTTCAAGGCTGCATTAAGAATGGCATGTTTAATGAAATTACCAATTATTTTGCCACTATCACATGATTCAATAGCTGTAGGTGAAGATGGACCAACACATCAGCCAGTTGAACAATTAGCGATGATGCGTTCAATGGTCAATATTCAGGTTCTAAGACCAGCTGATGCTTTTGAAATGTGTGCTGCATGGAAAAAAGCAGTAGAGACAACAGATAAACCAACTGCATTGATTCTTACAAGACAAAATGTAACGAATATGACAAATGCAACATTTGATGATGTTAATCATGGAGCTTATATTGTTTCATCTGAACAAAATCAATTGGATGGTATTTTGATTGCAACTGGTAGTGAAGTTGAATTGGCAATCAATGCACAAGCAGAATTGTTGAAAAAAGGACATGATGTGCGTGTTGTTTCAATGCCATCAATGGAATTGTTTGATGCTCAAAGTGATGAGTATAAGGAATCTGTATTACCTCAATCAATGAGAAAACGTCTTGGTATTGAAATGGCAACTGATTTTGGTTGGTATAAATATATTGGATTAGATGGAAAAATGATTTCTGTTAATCAGTTTGGTGCCAGTGCTCCAGCTGCTCAAGTGATTGAAGAATATGGCTTTACTGTTGAAAACATTGTGAATACTTTCTTAGCTATGTAA